GCGATCGCCTTCAACACCGTCTGCTTGCGATCCTCCAATTCCTGCAAATACTGGTGGCGATCCTGGAGGTGGCGCAGTTGAATTTCGTCCATTTCCCCCGTGCGTTCCTTACGGTAGCGGGCAATGAAGGGGACTGTAGCTCCTTCCTGTAACAGGCTTAGGGCTTGTTCAATTTGCCAGGACTGGAGGGATAATTCTTGGGTAAGGAGGGGGACGAGATTAACCATAGGAACAGGGTATAGCCAGCAGCAATAGGGGAATGAATGGGGGGCACCGGGCCTGGGGCACCGAAGGATCGGCCCGCCCTGGGACTAGATTCTATTTTAAGGGGACAGATTCCCAGTTTTGTCAACTGCACCGACGGACTCGATCAATCAATGTATTTCCCCTGAGTTTATAGTTTCAGCCGATCTTGTAGGGTGCGTTAGCATAGCGTAATGCACCATCTCTAGACCGGACGGTAAACCCGCTTCGCGTGTTTCAGGCCGATGAACCCAACCGTTAGGCCGCAAGGCATCGGTGGAGATAGTTACGACGGTGGCTCAACGATCGCCGCCTCGGAGAACTGCTCGATCGCCCCACCCAAACGAACACTGGCCAACCCACCGCGATCGCCGATCGCCTCAAAATTCCCCTCCATCTCGTCGCCACCACCCTCAACCCCGATCGCCTCTACCTAGCACTCCCCCACGGGCTTTAGATTCTTAAGATTATATAAAGGATCTTGACCTGGGTTTCAATAGATCATAAAAGTAACAGACAGGCATTATAGCTTAAGATCTTTTCGCACAATTTGGTAAGTCTCTCCATGACCCAGCCTATCTATAATATTTTCCAAGAAGTTGAAGCTAAGGGGCGCGTTCTTGCGAACTACTGGCAAGGGTTCTATGAGGAGATTGCCCAGCATTTACCAGAAAGCTACCAAGATGAAATGGCGGAGTTGTCTAAAAAATTGGAGTTGGCTTTGGCCCATCTGATCGATGAGTTACACAGCCCAACCTTGACTCTGGCAACTACGGGAACAACCAGCAGCGGCAAGAGTACGCTGGTGAATTTTCTGTGCGGGGCGGAAATTGTGCCGGTGGCCACCAGTGAGATGAGTGCTGGGGTGGTGACGATCGAGTACAGCCGGGACAAGGCGCTGATTATTGAGGAAACACCGGGGGCAGCCTGGGAGTGTGGCCAGTGGTATGGCATTAGCGATCAGGAGATTTACGATCGGCTGCATGATGTGATGATTACCTATATCGATCGTCGGGAGGAGCAGCCCAGTCTGGCGTGTCCCCAATCTTTGATTTATTATCCGTTTCGGTTGATGAAGGATTTGGGGCTGGAGTTGCCCTCTGGGACAAAGGTGCGGATTTTGGATTTGCCGGGGTTGGCCTATGTGGGAGATGAGGGCAATGCATCGGTGATCCGCCAGTGTCGGGAGGCGCTGTGTTTGGTGACCTATAACAGCGCTGAGACGGACAGCCAGAAGGTTCAGAATCTGTTGCAAGAGGTGGTGAGCCAGGTTAAGGATCTGGGGGGATCCCCAGCGCGGATGCTGTTTATTCTCAATCGGATCGATGTATTTCGTGCCGATCGTTCTTGGCCAACCAGCGAGGAACGTTTTGTTGACAAAGCAACCCAGAGTATTAAGGGAGAACTGCTGGCTCAGTTGCAGGAATACACCCCAGAAATCGAAAGCTTGCAGGTGATTAAGCTCAGCACTTGGCCTGCGTTGCTGGCTCTGCAATCTCGCAGTTCTGATCTTCTCACCAGTATGGATGCTTGTAAGCGGGCAGATAATCACTTTAACGGGCTACTGGAGGAGATCCTAGAGGATTTACCCCGCAGTGTTCAGAAATGGTCGGATCACGATCGTCACCGTGTAGCAGATTTGCTGTGGCAAAAGTCCTATGGGGGCAATTTTCAGACGGCTCTCCATCAGCACATCGGTTATCACTTTCCCCAGTTGGTGATTCCCCAGATGATAGATCGCTTTAATGTGACGGCGGGGAATGCGGTGGTTGAGTGGGCTGTTCAAACTACTAGCGCTATCCTCAATAGCTCCCAAGAAAAATATGAGCAAGAGTGTACAAACCTTGAGAAAATCCAAGATCAGCTAGAGACACTTCTAGATTCATCTGATGCTAAGCTACGCGAGCCATTCAAAAAGGTCAGTACCGCTGCGCTAGCTGAGGGCCAAACTGAGGACTTAAGAAAAGTCTTGGAAAATGCAGTAACTGAGTTACAAAAATCTGAACCTTACAGCTTACTAAATACTAAGCTAGCTCCCCTCTATGACTGGGAAACTCAAATTGGCTTAGGTTTGAATGCCATTTTGGAAAGCGTTGCAGAATCAATCAGATTGGGTAATGACAATTTAGACAACTTGTATTTCCGCCAAGCCGACCCTACTAGCCTTAAACAACTGAAAAATTCTATCGAAACTTTGGTCGCTTTAGGCTATACAGGATCTATAGCTAGGGATGGTGAGGATCGGATTGCCAAAACTGCTACTGAGCAAAGAGATCTTAAACTACTTAATAAAGCATTAGATGCACTGTCTTACGCTCTCACTCAAGTGATGAGTGATATTTTCAGGGAAATCTGCCAGCAACAGTCAGATCGTATTTATGAATCAGTGAATTCACTGTTTGAATGCCATCTTTATGACTTAGAGGCTAAAGCGCAAAATACTGCACCTAATATGGCTGTCAAGTTTCCAACAAGTTTCTTAGTAAAGCTTGAAAATAAGCCTAAAATTAGTATTGAGTTTAAAGCAGGCTTCTCAACTACTAAGGGCACATGGAATGACGAAATTAGGGTTGAGGGGCGAGAACGATTATGGTATACCTTATGGATAGTTGAGGTCACAACGTATAAGACTGAAATCGTGACAAGGGAGAGTGATAATGCGTCAATCCCATCAGTTGTAGAATTACTAAGAGGGTGGTTAGAACAAGCTAAAGACTCTCGCTCTGGTATCGTTGCTTCCATTGCTCCCTGGATCATTAATCAAATTGACTTGCTCAAAAAAAATATAAACTCGGTGCAAAATGAGGTTCTAGATCGCTATAAAATTCGCCTTAATAGAGCACATCAAGAGTTTACCTTAACTCATGAAAAGGAAAAGAATATCTGGGAACCTTTGAACCGAAAATCTCTCGACATGCAACAAGAGTTTTCCCAACTAGATCACCAATTAGATCATCAGGAGTGAGGTGGTGTGGAAAGCCTAGAAAAGCTATGTGACATCTATCAAAAAGTTACAGAAACTCTCGATAATGAAGATCAATTTCATAATGGCATTCAGTTACACCAAAGTGGTAATCTCTTTAATATTCTCAAAATCATTCTTTTAGAAGATAATGGGAATAGTCCACAAGAGAAAACAAGGTTGATTTGCGAGAATATAGAAGTTAATGTACGCACTTCTATATCTGAGGAATTAAAATTGTGCCGCTCAATTGTGTCATCATCTATTTCAGAAAAATGTAGAAGAGAGGCTGGAAATGTGGAGTGGATTATTTTGGGAGCTTGTTCGTTAGCAGGTTCTTATTTTTGTGTTAAATATATCAAGAATAACGAGAGTGAACGCCAATTTGGTGTTGTTGACAAAGCCCAGTTATCACCACGCCAGGAAGTCCCTGAACAGCCAAGAAAACTTTTCACGCTACTTTTAGTTCTTCCTTATAAGACTAGTAATCTATCTAAGGGAATGTTGCCTATTAATGACTTGAAGAATTTAATTGATTCGTCCTCTTTTTTCTACTGTTCCAGTCAAGATGTTAGTGATATTGAGTCAAGTCTTGATCAGTTGCCTGAAGGAGATGATGTAGAGCAAAATGAGTATGGAGAAGTTTATGTAAGGGTACAGCTTTATAATGTACCGGACTTAAGTAACGTTTCAAGTCGCTATGAACTGAAGTCAAGCTTGGATGTATATCCATCAACTGCTAGTTCGATCAAAAAATGTTTCCGTCTTAGCAATCGCTCTGGCCTAGACAAATTCATTAGGATTTAGATCAAGTCATGGATTGGAAAACAGCGTCTGCTTACTATGAAGCACGGCTGAGCGATACCCTCAACGTTCATCGCCATGCCCTCAACCTAGCCCAACTCCCCCAGGCTAACGTCCCCGATCGACTGCGGCAAACCCTCCTCAATGAAGCCCCCCATGCTCAGCGGCAACTCGATCGCCTCCGTAAACGGGAATTTCGTATCGCCATTGTTGGCCTTGAAAAAGCCGGAAAAAGCACCTTTCTCAACGCATGGCTTGAATGCGACCTCCTCCCCGCCAAAGCCGCCCGCTGCACCTTCACCACCACCCAAGTTTACTCCGTCATTCACGACTCCGAACAACGCCTTGAAGTCCAAGCCAAAACCGAAGAACAATTTCAACAACTGATCCAAGACCTCACCAGAGCCAACGCCCAAGAAGACCTCGCCACCATCCGCCACCACGAACAAACCCTCAGCCAAGTCAGGCGCGAGGGAAACATAACGATCGCCTTCACCCGCCTTGAAGACATCCGCGATCAGCTTAAAAAATACGTTGCCGACGAGTGTTATGCCCACTCCGTCCTAGAAGCACGGCTTTACACCAACAAACTAGCCCAGGCAGAAGGAATCGTTTTCTATGATGTACCCGGCTTAGACTCCGGCCTTGCCAAACACGTAGACGAAGCCCAACAAATGCTCTCTGACTGTGATGCAGTCATTCTCGTTCAGCGCTTCACCAGCCTCCGCGAAAAAGAGCTAGACATCATTAAATTCACTGAGCAAGGCGATAAAAATGTCACGATAGCCGATAAATTATTTGTATTTCTCAGCCGCATTGACTCTCAAGCCACTCCCCAAGCCCTCCAACAACACATCCAAGAAGCCGCCCAAGACTGGGCACAACGGACCAAACTCCCCAGCAGCCGTATCATCCCCGGTTCCGCAGGTGCATACCTAATCCTCAACCAGCTCGCCGAGCATCAGACCGAAATAGAGATTGGTAGCTTGGAGGTTGTCCAAGCCCAATTGCAACGCATCACAGGCATTAGCGATCCCCAAACCCTTAAAACCATAGCCACAGGTATTCCCACCCTCAAAGATAATATCTTTGAATACATCAATAACGAACGGGTTAATGTCCTCAAAAAACGCTGTGAAGCCTCAATGTCTGCCATCCTAGGGGCTGCTGAAGAAATTCGTGCCATCACTAGCAAAAACTACCCCGAAAATCCAGAAGATGCCAAACGTTTTGAAGAAGAAAAACAACGGATCTTATTTACAGAATGGTGGGAACATAAATGGGACACTGTGCGGGCAGAACTGCAAGACTTCTATATGACAACGATCGTCAGTGCAGGAGAATCTGGATGGGGCATAGTTAGCTCCCACAACATCGAGCGATTCCAAGAGCGTTATCACCAAGTTGTCACGGCTGAAATGAAAAATCTGCGTGAGGAAACTGCCCGTAAACGGGACGTGATCTTTGCAGCTAATTCTAATCCCGTCTTCGATCGGACAAATGCAAACTTTCGCTGGCGAGAAAGCCTGTATGTTGATGTAACCAAAACCCTAGCACGTATTTCTCACCAACTAGCTGATGAACTTCAGGATCAAGCTCTTAACCTAGTTGATTACATGAAAACCCTACTCTGGGATAGTCCCCAGGTCAAAGCTCGATTAATCGAGAACACACAAACCTATTTTATTCTGCTAGAAAATAGCCTTAAAGTTCTCTTCCTCCGATTTGCACGGCCTGTTGCCGAAGCCCTGATCCGTGGCCCCGTCAAGAGTGATACCCGTAGCGAAATTATTAAAAATATTGGAGTTGATATTGAGATTGTTGATAACTATTACCAAGGCAATGAACCCGCCTATAGTGTGCTTAAACGCTATGTAAAGTATGGATCCGACCTACTCTGTAATCCAGAAACTAGGAGCCAAGTCTTAGGCAAAAATGATGCAGTACAGACCAAGCCAGATTCCAATGACCCAAAAACTGCAGTGATCTTTGAAGTAGATACAGATCTCAATGCCTTCGAGGAATATCTAAACCAAGCGATTTTCCAGGCTGCTGGCTTTGACTCCTACTGTTTACAAGAACTGAAAGGACTAGTAGATAGTTTCCGTGACAAGGAAGGAAGCTGGGCTGGTGTCGCGCTCAATGAGTGGATGCAAGGTAATCCTAAGCTCTTATCAGAAGTCCCCGAAGCCTTACGGTTCCAGGAAGTCAATCTGGAAGTTAGTGAGCGCCTCAGACAACTAAGCACTGCCCTTCAGAAAGCGTCTAGAGTCACTGAATGAGTTTACCAATAAACTGATTTTAAGACGGTGGCTCAACGATCGCCGCCTCGTAGAACTGCTCGATCGCCCCACCCAAACGAACACTGGCCAACCCACCGCGATCGCCGATCGCCTCGAAATTTCCCTCCACCTCGTCACCACCACCGTCAACCCCGATCGCCCTCCAGTCATCCCTAATTAACAAGATCATCGGCATAGGAGCCATCCCCCCGTAGCTGCCCCTAGGTTAGTAAATAGTAAGAAAAAGTAGTGAGCAAAACTAAACGTCAGCAGCTTGCATTAGGATAAATTGGTACAATAGACAAACTCAATCAAAAATATCTTGTTCTGTTTAGAGGTTATAACCATGACAAATCAAGAAATTCTGGGTGAATTTTTAGCTTTGCCTGCTGAAGCACAGAGCCAAGTAGTCAGCCTGATTGCTTTTTTGAAACAAAAGTATATAGATTCGGAACCTCTGTCCATATCATCAAATGATGATTTCATGAGTGATCCCTTTATTGGAATGTGGCGCGATCGTCAAGACTTAGGCAGCACCACTTGGGTGCGAAATTTACGAGAAAGCGAGTGGTCAAAACCCCATGGCTAGCTCAACTATCGTAGATACCGACATAATCATCGATGTTGGTCGTGGTATTCCTGAAGCAATCAATTGCCTGCAATGGATAAGTAGGCGGGGGAAAATAAACAGGGTTAAAAGCGGCTGTAACCCTAACTCTGCCGTCATCTCTACCTCGGATTAATTATCCTGACCTACTTACACATGGTCAGCACTAAACCGCATCAGGCAATGGCTCGAAAACAATTTCTTCATAGAATTGCTCGATCGCCACCCTTAAATTAATACTAGCCAACTCCACCACATCCCCCGATCGATAACTCAAAAGCAACCAATCCCCCGCTTCGTTTTTGTGGTAAATATCGATCGCCATCTCCTCCGAACACACCAACACATAATCAATCAAATTGGGATTGCGGCGATACTTCTCAAACTTCTTGCCTCGGTCGTAAGCTTCAGTACTGTCAGATAAAACCTCCACAATCAAACAGGGATAGGTGATATAGAGAGGATGCTCACGATCGCGATCGTCGCAAGTCACACTCAAATCGGGATAAGTATAGTTAAGAGTATGAAGACTATTAACCTTTACATCGGAGTTAAAAACTCGACATTGACTCCCTCGCAAATGAGATCGAATCAATAACAAAAAATTAATTGCGATCGCGCTATGATTTTTTGTCCCGCCACTCATCGCATAAACGCCACCATCAATTAACTCGTGCTTTTCTAACTGCCCTTCTTCCCAGGCAAAATAGTCCTCAGGGGTAAAGTACCGCTCCTGTTCTCTGGCCGCAATCATAAGAATCTCCTAATTTCAAAGTATTGACATGCTCCCCGACCTAAAGGTGCGGGGATTCTCCGGCTAGGCGAATAGTCCAAGCTGTTCGCTGTACGGCTGGCTAGACAAAGCAGTCGGATTGCCAGACATCCTGGTCTTACGCCCGTTCTTTGTCCATTTAGAGTCTTGGGTTAGCCCCAACCCAGACTTTTCGATATTTTTGGCGGCATTACCATCTCTATCATGTTCGGTGCCGCAACTCACACAGAGGATGGAACGAACCGATAGAGCAACCTTGCCCCACCGAAAGCCACAATCAGAACAGATCTGACTGGTTGGCTCCCACCGACTGATGATCCTGACCTCTCGATCATTAACCATGTTGGCCTTGGCCTCGCACATGGTTCGTGCGGTGCCCCAACCTTGCTCACTGATGGCTCGTGCCAACTTCCGATTACCAAGCATANNNNNNNNNNNNNNNNNNNNNNNNNNNNNNNNNNNNNNNNNNNNNNNNNNNNNNNNNNNNNNNNNNNNNNNNNNNNNNNNNNNNNNNNNNNNNNNNNNNNTGGCGAAAGAAAGGCTCGGTTTAAGGGTGTCGGGCGCTAGGTTGGCAAAGTTTAGGCGGATTGCGGAACAGAGAGAGAAGACGATGACCCAGCTTGTGGAAGACTGGATAGATCGGTTGCAGGAAGAAAAGCCGTCCTAGAAGGACGGGGCTTTAGACCCAGATTTTCGGTAACTAGCAAACCCGTAACTAGGGTCTAACTCAAATTCTAGGAATGGCATCACCGGGACAGGGGCATGGCACTGGGAGCATGGCACTGGGAGCATGGCACTGGAACCTGCCCCCCAAGGAACCCCAAGTTAAGCATAGAAATAACACACTCTTTACCAATTGAGTACCGAAGCCATTGAGTACCGAAGCCATTCAGTACCGACGTAATCATCACAACATTGAGGGCAACCACGGGGGGATTGCCCCTAGGGCGATATTTATTTTTGGGGTTCCCGCTGAAAGCTGGACAAGATTAATGGGACAGTGGGGCACGGAGCGCCCCACTGTAACGGCTTAAGTTGATACCCGGTACTTTTTACCCAGCTACTTTTTACCCAGAGAAAAGGGCGGCAAACCAAAATGCGATCGCACAATATCGATATTGCGCACATTGGCTTTCCAGTACACATCAAAAATATCCCCAGCCACCGGCACCGAACCCAACAGGGTATCCAAAGCAATATTTATCGCCATGGCCCATAACTTGCGTCGGGGCACACCCATCATCCCAGCCCGCACCACAATATAGCCAGAGGCCACCGCCGCCACCACATCTCCCCCCACCGGCAACAACCCCACCAAGGCATCAATGCCAATGGGTTGATTGAAGAAGGGCAGCGTAAACGCTCCATCCAAAAACCGCACCAGCAGTTCGATTTCCTTCAGGATCAGGGCTTTGGCTTCATCTAAGACGGGTGATTGCGATCGAGCCTGCGATCGATCCCGACCCTGGGTTGAATCACCAACACCGCGATCCTTAGGGGGACTTGACCCAGGGAAGGGAGAGTTAGGCAGGGGACTGGTGTCAGGGAGGATATCGGGCTGGACATCAGGCTGGACATCACTCTGGACATCACTCTGGACATCACTCAAAGGCTTGGAAGAATCGGCAGGGGATGGATCAGAAACCATAGGTGATACTAAATCCGAGCATTACAGTAGCATTACGGTATTGTGTTGCAGAGCATTTGTGTTGCAGAGCATTTATTGCAGGGTTCGTGCCCCCGAACCGACCCTGGCTCTGTTCAACGGGACAACCCCAGGGGGTTTGCCCCTGTCCCTACCGGATGTTTCGGTCTGGTATTTCGGGTAACTATTAAGAGGGGGACGAAGTTAATAGGGTTTCAGCCCGACGATCGCCGGTCAGAGCCGGATTAGAGGGGTACATTTCCCAGGGGAACAATCGACATCGGGTAGGGTTCTCACCCCCGTGCCGACCCTCTTGGCGACCCACAACCGGGGCAACCACGGGGGGATTGCCCCTACCAAAATTGTGGGGATCTACCAACGCGAAATGCACCCTCTTCAATCGCCTCAGGTCTGTTTTTTGGAGCCTGAAACCCTTATTCTCCCGTGACCCCCTGAATAATTACCGGATCCATGCCACCCTGCTGCGGGTTCGTAACCGCCATGGCGATCCCCAATACCGCCTCATTGATGGGGATGCCCGCCAACAGAAACCCAGCCAAAATGGGATCTATGTGAACGGTGAGCGGGTTCGCAGTTGTGACCTCAAAAACCGGGATGAAATCGTCTTTTGTCGGCGATCGAAGGCTCGATTTTTTCAATTTAACAGTGCCCTAGACGCTGACCTGGTCGGCACCCCTGAGCGTTGGGATAAACCCGCCGGTAGTAGGGCAGAGGAGTATGAAACCACCAACAGCAATACCGAAGAAGCCCTGCAACAGGCCCAGAGCCTGGGCTACTCCAGCGCCATGAACCCTGAGGAATTCATGGCACTCCGCACTAACCCCCCAGTGGAACCCACCGCCGTTTTCCAACAGAATCGCTTCAAAAAACACAGCCGCTTGGGGGAACTCTTGGTGCGGGCCAATAAAATCAAACCGGAAATCCCGCAAACCCTGCTGTCTCAGCAACAGAACACCAAGAAACGGCTAGGGGAATTGCTGTTGGATCAAGCTATCCTGTCCCCCGATGAACTACGCAAAGCCTTGCGTAACCAAAAAATCTGCCTGGGGGAAATTCTCCTCAACCGTCAACTGATTACCGCCGAGCAGTTAACCATGGCCCTGGTGGAACAGGTGTCTAACCCCGGTCCCCTGGGGTCAATTTTGCTGAAATGGGACTGGATTAAAGCTAAAGAGCTGGAAGATGCCCTCCAGGAGCAATATTTGCGCCACAAAGGGCTGTGGTTTATTCAATAGCCCCTGGGGGGTTTGTACCCACCACCTGGGGATCACTGGGCTGCACGCCATAGAGCAGGGTTAAGGTTTCCATCACCTGCCGCACCACCGGCGCAGCCACCGTCGAACCAAAGGTATTGGCTCCCTGGGGTTCATCCACCACCGCAAAGACCACATAGCGCGGCTGTTCAATGGGCACAATGCCCACAAAACTGGTGATCTTAGCGCCTGCAATGTAAACCCCATTTTCCGCTTTTTGGGCTGTGCCCGTCTTGCCCCCAATGCGGTAGCCCGGAATCGTAGCCACCTGGGTACTATCCCGCACTACAGCCTCCATCATATCGAGGACTTTTCGGGTGGTTTCAGGCTTAAACACATCGGTTTCCGGGTAATCAGGAGTCCATTGTTGTTCCCCCTTACTATCCACCAAGCCCTGGATAATATGGGGAGTCACCCGTCGTCCCCCGTTGGCCAGTGCCCCATGGAGTTGCACCATTTGCAGGGGAGTCACCGTTAAGCCTTGGCCAAAGGAGGTGGTGGCCCGATCTGCTGAGGAGGTGGTCATCACCTCCCGGCTCTTCAGGTAGCCCGTGGCCACCTGGGGTAAGTCGGTTTCCAGGGGTTGGCCAATGCCCAGACGGGTCAACGCATCATGGTATTGCCCCGGATCCAGACTTTGGATGATATGCACCATGCCCATGTTACTGGAGTATTTCAGCACTTCGGTAATGCTTAAAACCCCATGGCCTCCGGCGCTCTCAAAGTCATGGTTGGCAATGGGCCATCCCCCCACCTGGATTTGGCCTTCATCATAAATAGTGTCCTCCGCTTGAATGCCCCCCAGTTCCAAGGCAATGGCCACATTTAAGGGCTTAAACGTTGACCCTGGTTCATAGAGATCACTTAAGGCCCAATTGCGGAAGTAGTCAAAGTTAGCGTCGTAATAGTGGTTGGCATCATAGGTGGGCAAGGTGGCCAAGGCCAGCAGGGACCCATCCCGCACGTCCATGATGATCACGGCCCCCCGTTTCGCGGCAAACTTATCGAGTTGGGCCTGCAAAATGGTTTGGGTGGCTTGTTGGAGGCGGCTGTCGAGGGTGAGTTGGAGCTTGAGGGTATCCTGGGCCAAAAAGTCTAGGGGTAAGTTATCCGGC
This region of Prochlorothrix hollandica PCC 9006 = CALU 1027 genomic DNA includes:
- a CDS encoding dynamin family protein; the protein is MTQPIYNIFQEVEAKGRVLANYWQGFYEEIAQHLPESYQDEMAELSKKLELALAHLIDELHSPTLTLATTGTTSSGKSTLVNFLCGAEIVPVATSEMSAGVVTIEYSRDKALIIEETPGAAWECGQWYGISDQEIYDRLHDVMITYIDRREEQPSLACPQSLIYYPFRLMKDLGLELPSGTKVRILDLPGLAYVGDEGNASVIRQCREALCLVTYNSAETDSQKVQNLLQEVVSQVKDLGGSPARMLFILNRIDVFRADRSWPTSEERFVDKATQSIKGELLAQLQEYTPEIESLQVIKLSTWPALLALQSRSSDLLTSMDACKRADNHFNGLLEEILEDLPRSVQKWSDHDRHRVADLLWQKSYGGNFQTALHQHIGYHFPQLVIPQMIDRFNVTAGNAVVEWAVQTTSAILNSSQEKYEQECTNLEKIQDQLETLLDSSDAKLREPFKKVSTAALAEGQTEDLRKVLENAVTELQKSEPYSLLNTKLAPLYDWETQIGLGLNAILESVAESIRLGNDNLDNLYFRQADPTSLKQLKNSIETLVALGYTGSIARDGEDRIAKTATEQRDLKLLNKALDALSYALTQVMSDIFREICQQQSDRIYESVNSLFECHLYDLEAKAQNTAPNMAVKFPTSFLVKLENKPKISIEFKAGFSTTKGTWNDEIRVEGRERLWYTLWIVEVTTYKTEIVTRESDNASIPSVVELLRGWLEQAKDSRSGIVASIAPWIINQIDLLKKNINSVQNEVLDRYKIRLNRAHQEFTLTHEKEKNIWEPLNRKSLDMQQEFSQLDHQLDHQE
- a CDS encoding dynamin family protein; translated protein: MDWKTASAYYEARLSDTLNVHRHALNLAQLPQANVPDRLRQTLLNEAPHAQRQLDRLRKREFRIAIVGLEKAGKSTFLNAWLECDLLPAKAARCTFTTTQVYSVIHDSEQRLEVQAKTEEQFQQLIQDLTRANAQEDLATIRHHEQTLSQVRREGNITIAFTRLEDIRDQLKKYVADECYAHSVLEARLYTNKLAQAEGIVFYDVPGLDSGLAKHVDEAQQMLSDCDAVILVQRFTSLREKELDIIKFTEQGDKNVTIADKLFVFLSRIDSQATPQALQQHIQEAAQDWAQRTKLPSSRIIPGSAGAYLILNQLAEHQTEIEIGSLEVVQAQLQRITGISDPQTLKTIATGIPTLKDNIFEYINNERVNVLKKRCEASMSAILGAAEEIRAITSKNYPENPEDAKRFEEEKQRILFTEWWEHKWDTVRAELQDFYMTTIVSAGESGWGIVSSHNIERFQERYHQVVTAEMKNLREETARKRDVIFAANSNPVFDRTNANFRWRESLYVDVTKTLARISHQLADELQDQALNLVDYMKTLLWDSPQVKARLIENTQTYFILLENSLKVLFLRFARPVAEALIRGPVKSDTRSEIIKNIGVDIEIVDNYYQGNEPAYSVLKRYVKYGSDLLCNPETRSQVLGKNDAVQTKPDSNDPKTAVIFEVDTDLNAFEEYLNQAIFQAAGFDSYCLQELKGLVDSFRDKEGSWAGVALNEWMQGNPKLLSEVPEALRFQEVNLEVSERLRQLSTALQKASRVTE
- a CDS encoding Uma2 family endonuclease, producing the protein MIAAREQERYFTPEDYFAWEEGQLEKHELIDGGVYAMSGGTKNHSAIAINFLLLIRSHLRGSQCRVFNSDVKVNSLHTLNYTYPDLSVTCDDRDREHPLYITYPCLIVEVLSDSTEAYDRGKKFEKYRRNPNLIDYVLVCSEEMAIDIYHKNEAGDWLLLSYRSGDVVELASINLRVAIEQFYEEIVFEPLPDAV
- a CDS encoding zinc ribbon domain-containing protein gives rise to the protein MLGNRKLARAISEQGWGTARTMCEAKANMVNDREVRIISRWEPTSQICSDCGFRWGKVALSVRSILCVSCGTEHDRDGNAAKNIEKSGLGLTQDSKWTKNGRKTRMSGNPTALSSQPYSEQLGLFA
- a CDS encoding DUF4112 domain-containing protein, translated to MVSDPSPADSSKPLSDVQSDVQSDVQPDVQPDILPDTSPLPNSPFPGSSPPKDRGVGDSTQGRDRSQARSQSPVLDEAKALILKEIELLVRFLDGAFTLPFFNQPIGIDALVGLLPVGGDVVAAVASGYIVVRAGMMGVPRRKLWAMAINIALDTLLGSVPVAGDIFDVYWKANVRNIDIVRSHFGLPPFSLGKK
- a CDS encoding FHA domain-containing protein, which encodes MWGSTNAKCTLFNRLRSVFWSLKPLFSRDPLNNYRIHATLLRVRNRHGDPQYRLIDGDARQQKPSQNGIYVNGERVRSCDLKNRDEIVFCRRSKARFFQFNSALDADLVGTPERWDKPAGSRAEEYETTNSNTEEALQQAQSLGYSSAMNPEEFMALRTNPPVEPTAVFQQNRFKKHSRLGELLVRANKIKPEIPQTLLSQQQNTKKRLGELLLDQAILSPDELRKALRNQKICLGEILLNRQLITAEQLTMALVEQVSNPGPLGSILLKWDWIKAKELEDALQEQYLRHKGLWFIQ
- a CDS encoding penicillin-binding transpeptidase domain-containing protein, with protein sequence MAISLFQAAQLRAVQLRVVQLLRLSPSDPAPLDRSTPQRSPKVNQSQGRRSRSPELTSPGSRQEPVAPRSRVSQAPSPRPNPPATIPRERSPQPSSPIRNRTRRSRRTPALLPPPQPVHQFRLFITWLLLVLGMGGMGYRLYYLQIRDTANLLERANAQQNTVLHPVLPRRQIVDRFGTVLALDQPRYSLYAHPTLFSESLEDVATGLAPLLQGGGMETDAATLLAQFMSQDSGIRLSDSLPESVADSIRNLGWNGLDLEKHQQRIYPNGTLFSQILGYVDWEGTAQNGLEASELARLTRSKPDTTARRMGNGTLLPDNLPLDFLAQDTLKLQLTLDSRLQQATQTILQAQLDKFAAKRGAVIIMDVRDGSLLALATLPTYDANHYYDANFDYFRNWALSDLYEPGSTFKPLNVAIALELGGIQAEDTIYDEGQIQVGGWPIANHDFESAGGHGVLSITEVLKYSSNMGMVHIIQSLDPGQYHDALTRLGIGQPLETDLPQVATGYLKSREVMTTSSADRATTSFGQGLTVTPLQMVQLHGALANGGRRVTPHIIQGLVDSKGEQQWTPDYPETDVFKPETTRKVLDMMEAVVRDSTQVATIPGYRIGGKTGTAQKAENGVYIAGAKITSFVGIVPIEQPRYVVFAVVDEPQGANTFGSTVAAPVVRQVMETLTLLYGVQPSDPQVVGTNPPGAIE